In the genome of Deinococcus sp. YIM 77859, one region contains:
- a CDS encoding bifunctional rhamnulose-1-phosphate aldolase/short-chain dehydrogenase — MTTAQPKTVIQNRWNDAEAPQGDGLASLTYRSNLLGADRTLVNIYGGNTSTKSVEKDHLGRDVTVLWVKGSGSDIASITEKGFAGLKLDEVLPLFDRPGMTDEEMTAYLERTVFEPGRPRQSIETLLHAFVPAKHVDHTHPDAIIAIACTPNGKEIMREIYGDRAAWVDYIRPGFTLSKHIGEAVRNNPGLEAVVMGKHGLVTWGDTSKESYENTLRIIGEAQAYLDAHQQDQPFGGARVQSLPEDEANTLLAEILPVLRGAMRGARPVILNVDRSPEVMEFVNSNAAAELSQVGAACPDHLVHTKRVPLFLNWTPEQGQDALIAAAKEGVERFKTEYAAYFEENRGEGDVMFTPSPRVVLIPGLGMVNSGPDAQGADVSRQLYLRAIQVMKSASALGGFVSLTAAESYAVEYWPLELYKLAQKPAPKVLEGHVALVTGAASGIGRAIARRLAADGAHVVIADLNAEGGRQVAGEITQERGYRRATSVGMNVTSEEQVQQAYRTAVLNYGGVDIVVNNAGIASSAPIEETSLEMWNKNQSILSTGYFLVAREAFRVLKAQGTGGNLVFIGSKNSLAAGKNAAAYSAAKAAEVHLARCLAEEGGPYGIRVNSVLPDSVLSGSAIWDSKWRAERAETYGIREDQLEEFYRQRNTLKVNILPEDIAEAAFFFATPAASKTTGGILTVDGGVPIAYVR; from the coding sequence ATGACCACCGCCCAGCCCAAGACCGTGATCCAGAACCGCTGGAACGACGCCGAAGCTCCGCAGGGAGACGGCCTCGCCTCGCTGACCTACCGCTCCAACCTCCTCGGGGCCGACCGTACGCTCGTCAACATCTACGGCGGCAATACGAGTACCAAGAGCGTCGAGAAGGACCACCTCGGGCGGGACGTGACGGTCCTGTGGGTGAAGGGGTCGGGCTCCGACATCGCCTCCATCACCGAGAAAGGCTTCGCGGGCTTGAAACTGGACGAGGTGTTGCCCCTCTTTGACCGCCCGGGCATGACGGACGAGGAGATGACCGCTTACCTGGAGCGAACGGTCTTCGAGCCGGGCCGCCCCCGACAGAGCATCGAGACGCTGCTGCACGCTTTCGTGCCCGCCAAGCACGTGGACCACACGCACCCGGACGCCATCATCGCCATCGCCTGCACCCCGAACGGGAAAGAGATCATGCGCGAGATCTACGGCGACCGGGCGGCGTGGGTGGACTACATCCGTCCTGGCTTCACGCTGTCCAAGCACATCGGTGAGGCGGTGCGAAACAACCCGGGGCTGGAAGCGGTCGTGATGGGCAAGCACGGGCTGGTCACGTGGGGCGACACCTCTAAGGAGAGTTACGAGAACACCTTGCGGATCATCGGGGAGGCGCAAGCATACCTTGACGCGCACCAGCAGGACCAGCCGTTCGGGGGCGCGCGGGTCCAGAGCCTGCCGGAGGACGAGGCGAATACTCTGCTGGCCGAGATTCTGCCTGTCCTGCGCGGCGCGATGAGGGGCGCGCGGCCGGTGATCCTAAACGTGGACCGCAGCCCGGAAGTGATGGAGTTCGTGAACTCGAATGCGGCGGCGGAACTCTCGCAGGTGGGTGCTGCGTGCCCCGATCACCTCGTCCACACCAAGCGGGTGCCGCTCTTCCTGAACTGGACTCCCGAGCAGGGCCAGGACGCGCTGATCGCTGCCGCCAAGGAAGGCGTGGAGCGGTTCAAGACCGAGTACGCGGCCTACTTCGAGGAGAACAGGGGCGAGGGCGACGTGATGTTCACGCCCAGCCCGCGTGTGGTCCTGATCCCCGGCCTCGGCATGGTGAACAGCGGTCCCGACGCACAGGGGGCGGACGTGTCCCGCCAGCTCTATCTCCGCGCCATTCAGGTCATGAAGAGCGCGAGTGCCCTCGGGGGCTTTGTCAGCCTCACCGCCGCCGAGAGCTATGCCGTCGAATACTGGCCGCTGGAGCTGTACAAGCTCGCTCAGAAACCCGCCCCAAAGGTGCTGGAGGGGCATGTCGCCCTGGTGACGGGGGCGGCGAGCGGCATTGGCCGGGCCATCGCCAGGCGTCTTGCGGCGGACGGAGCCCATGTCGTGATTGCGGACCTCAACGCCGAAGGCGGTCGGCAGGTCGCGGGGGAGATCACGCAGGAGCGCGGCTACCGCCGGGCCACGAGCGTTGGCATGAACGTCACGAGCGAGGAGCAGGTGCAGCAGGCCTACCGGACGGCTGTCCTGAACTACGGCGGCGTAGATATCGTGGTAAACAACGCGGGCATTGCCTCCAGCGCCCCCATTGAGGAGACCAGCCTGGAGATGTGGAACAAGAACCAGAGCATCCTTTCCACGGGATACTTCCTCGTCGCCCGTGAGGCGTTTCGGGTGCTCAAGGCTCAGGGTACCGGCGGCAATCTCGTCTTCATCGGGTCGAAGAATAGCCTCGCCGCCGGGAAGAACGCTGCTGCATACAGCGCCGCGAAGGCCGCCGAGGTTCACCTGGCCCGCTGCCTGGCGGAGGAGGGTGGCCCGTACGGCATCCGCGTCAACTCCGTGTTGCCCGACAGCGTCCTCTCTGGCTCTGCGATCTGGGACAGCAAGTGGCGGGCCGAACGTGCGGAGACGTACGGCATCCGCGAGGACCAGCTCGAGGAGTTCTATCGCCAGCGCAACACACTCAAGGTGAACATCCTCCCTGAGGACATCGCGGAGGCGGCTTTCTTCTTCGCCACGCCCGCGGCCAGCAAGACCACGGGAGGTATCCTCACGGTGGACGGCGGGGTGCCCATCGCCTATGTCCGCTGA
- a CDS encoding rhamnulokinase family protein gives MSAEPTLARTARHVAIDLGASSGRVALGTVRDGKLVVEVLHRFSNGGVPVQGGLYWDVLGLWREILHGLRLAAGHGPIDSVGVDSWAVDYALLDEHDLLLDGVHHYRDPRTNGVMEALVAAVGRETIYDTTGIQFLPFNTAYQLAAHERQAPGLLGRARRLLLLPDLLHFWLSGRSVTERTNASTTQLYDPRRDEWAWPLLRAFALPAGLFPEIVPAGTVLGEIKPEIARETGLEATRVIAPATHDTASAVAAVPARGEGWAYVSSGTWFLVGVETPRPIMTPEALRHNLTNEAGVDGTTRLLKNVMGLWIVQECRRAWGNVDYAELYAEAEAAPPGGPLIDPDDPRFLPPGPDMPGRVQRFCEETGQAVPGTRAQIVRCILESLALRTAQVLAQLEAVTGRVIHTVHVVGGGSQVHFLNGLIAEACNRRVIAGPVEATLIGNLLVQAEACGSIPTGHRRTIVLASEPLHTFEPGTGTPFPPDRLALFAGLGHPHPVQS, from the coding sequence ATGTCCGCTGAGCCCACCCTTGCTCGCACAGCCCGTCACGTTGCCATCGACCTCGGCGCGTCCAGTGGCCGAGTGGCTCTGGGGACCGTCCGGGACGGGAAGCTCGTGGTCGAGGTCCTTCACCGCTTTTCCAACGGTGGTGTGCCGGTGCAGGGTGGGCTCTACTGGGACGTGCTGGGGCTGTGGCGCGAAATCCTGCATGGCCTGCGCCTCGCGGCTGGTCATGGCCCCATCGACAGCGTCGGCGTGGATTCCTGGGCAGTGGACTATGCCCTGCTGGACGAACACGACCTGCTGCTTGACGGCGTGCATCACTACCGCGACCCCCGGACGAACGGCGTGATGGAAGCCCTGGTGGCAGCTGTAGGCCGCGAGACGATCTATGACACGACCGGTATCCAGTTCCTGCCCTTCAACACTGCGTACCAGCTCGCCGCACATGAACGGCAGGCCCCCGGCCTCCTGGGCCGTGCTCGCCGCCTGCTGCTGCTCCCGGATCTGCTGCACTTCTGGCTCTCTGGACGCTCCGTGACCGAGCGAACAAACGCCAGCACCACCCAGCTCTATGACCCTCGCCGGGACGAGTGGGCCTGGCCGCTGCTGCGCGCCTTTGCTCTCCCCGCTGGGCTTTTTCCAGAAATCGTTCCTGCCGGAACGGTGCTGGGCGAAATCAAGCCGGAGATTGCGCGTGAGACGGGGCTGGAAGCAACAAGGGTGATCGCTCCGGCCACCCACGACACTGCGAGCGCTGTGGCGGCGGTCCCCGCGCGAGGGGAGGGCTGGGCCTACGTGTCCAGCGGGACGTGGTTTTTGGTGGGGGTGGAGACGCCCCGGCCAATCATGACCCCTGAGGCGCTGCGGCATAACCTCACGAATGAGGCAGGCGTGGACGGCACCACCCGGCTGCTGAAGAACGTGATGGGCCTATGGATCGTGCAGGAGTGCCGCCGGGCGTGGGGGAATGTGGACTACGCGGAGCTGTACGCAGAGGCGGAAGCCGCGCCTCCCGGCGGCCCGCTGATCGACCCGGACGACCCGCGCTTCCTACCGCCTGGCCCCGATATGCCGGGGCGGGTGCAGCGGTTTTGCGAAGAAACCGGCCAGGCCGTTCCTGGAACGCGGGCGCAGATCGTCCGCTGCATCCTCGAAAGCCTCGCCCTCCGTACGGCACAGGTGCTCGCGCAACTCGAAGCCGTCACTGGACGGGTAATCCACACCGTCCACGTGGTCGGGGGTGGCTCGCAGGTCCACTTCCTGAATGGGCTGATCGCGGAGGCCTGCAATCGCCGGGTGATCGCCGGGCCAGTTGAGGCGACGCTGATCGGAAATCTGCTGGTACAGGCAGAAGCGTGTGGGAGCATTCCCACCGGTCACCGGCGTACTATAGTCCTTGCCTCAGAACCCCTGCACACCTTCGAGCCGGGTACAGGTACACCCTTCCCCCCCGACCGGCTCGCCCTGTTTGCCGGACTAGGTCACCCCCATCCCGTGCAGTCCTGA
- a CDS encoding (Fe-S)-binding protein produces MQIDLFITCLNDALFPRTGEATVKLLERLGHVVRFNEEQTCCGQMHFNSGYQEDALVLVRHFVETFWDAEVIVAPSGSCVGMVRDLYPRAAAWAGDERLLAEVNALAPRVFELSEFLVRYLGVEDVGAYYPHRVTYHQTCHAMRVLRVGDAPLRLLRNVRGLRLVELSQVEQCCGFGGTFSVKNADTSTAMLADKVQHVMGTGAEACTAGDNSCLMHIGGGLSRLRSGTRVVHLAEILASTEQEVFG; encoded by the coding sequence ATGCAGATCGACCTCTTTATCACTTGCCTGAATGACGCCCTGTTTCCCCGCACCGGCGAGGCCACGGTAAAGCTGCTCGAACGCCTGGGCCACGTGGTGCGCTTCAACGAGGAGCAGACCTGCTGCGGGCAGATGCACTTCAATTCCGGGTACCAGGAAGATGCTCTGGTGTTGGTCCGGCACTTTGTGGAGACGTTCTGGGACGCCGAAGTTATCGTTGCCCCCAGCGGCTCTTGCGTCGGCATGGTCCGTGACCTCTACCCCCGTGCGGCGGCGTGGGCGGGCGACGAGCGGCTGCTTGCAGAGGTCAACGCCCTCGCCCCCCGGGTGTTCGAGCTCAGTGAATTTCTGGTGAGGTACCTGGGCGTCGAGGACGTGGGCGCGTACTACCCGCACCGCGTCACCTACCATCAGACCTGCCACGCGATGCGTGTGCTGCGGGTGGGAGACGCGCCGCTGCGGCTGCTGCGGAACGTGCGCGGCCTGAGGCTGGTGGAACTTTCGCAGGTGGAGCAGTGCTGCGGCTTCGGGGGGACCTTTAGCGTGAAGAACGCCGATACAAGCACCGCGATGCTCGCCGACAAGGTGCAGCACGTGATGGGTACGGGTGCCGAGGCCTGCACTGCGGGGGATAACTCCTGTCTGATGCATATCGGTGGGGGACTTTCCCGCCTGCGCAGCGGAACGCGTGTGGTGCATCTGGCAGAAATTCTTGCGAGCACGGAGCAGGAGGTCTTTGGATGA
- a CDS encoding lactate utilization protein B: MSAGGIKPARPFSQAAQITLANAQMRRNLRHATTTIREKRLRAVAELPDWEALREEGAALKDFSLAHLADLLLDLEAAVQRQGGQVHWARDAAEARAIVAGIAAAHGTREVIKVKSITTDEIELNAGLEEHGIHAVETDLAELIVQLAEDRPSHILVPAIHRNRAEIRDLFRRRLGAEGLTDDPKALAEAARLYLREKFLTTKVAVSGANFAVAETGTVCVVESEGNGRMCLTLPDVLISVMGIEKVLPTWQDVAVFLRLLPRSSTAERMNPYTSFWSGVTPGDGPQEFHLVLLDNGRTDVLADEVGRQTLRCIRCSACLNVCPVYERTGGHAYGSVYPGPIGAILTPQLLHLGDKNANTLPWASSLCGACYDACPVKINIPEVLLYLRGKITGEKPLSAEALAFKTAAWVMAEPHRFAGAIRLARVGQGPLVKNGAIHALPGLLGGWTGTRDLPAFPRQSFREWWRTRPAPPARPGDESARLSEGEPILPEREDRR, from the coding sequence ATGAGCGCCGGAGGCATCAAACCCGCGCGGCCCTTTTCGCAGGCCGCCCAGATCACCCTCGCCAACGCGCAGATGCGCCGCAACCTGCGCCACGCCACCACCACCATCCGCGAGAAGCGGCTGCGAGCCGTTGCAGAGTTGCCGGATTGGGAGGCGTTGCGGGAGGAGGGGGCGGCGCTCAAGGACTTCTCCTTGGCCCACCTTGCCGACCTGCTGCTTGACCTGGAGGCTGCCGTGCAGCGCCAGGGTGGCCAGGTGCACTGGGCGCGGGACGCCGCCGAGGCCCGTGCCATCGTCGCGGGGATCGCTGCTGCCCACGGTACCCGCGAGGTCATCAAGGTCAAGTCCATCACCACCGATGAGATCGAACTGAATGCGGGCCTGGAAGAACACGGAATCCACGCGGTCGAGACCGACCTTGCGGAACTGATCGTGCAGCTGGCCGAGGACCGCCCCAGCCATATCCTCGTCCCGGCCATCCACCGCAACCGCGCCGAGATTCGTGACCTCTTCCGCCGCAGACTGGGCGCGGAGGGGCTAACTGATGATCCGAAGGCCCTGGCGGAGGCGGCCCGCCTCTACCTGCGCGAAAAGTTTCTCACCACGAAGGTGGCGGTGTCGGGCGCCAACTTCGCTGTGGCGGAAACCGGCACCGTCTGCGTGGTGGAGTCCGAGGGGAACGGCCGCATGTGCCTGACGCTCCCTGACGTGCTGATCAGCGTGATGGGGATCGAAAAGGTGCTGCCGACCTGGCAGGACGTGGCGGTCTTCCTGCGCCTCCTGCCCCGCTCGTCCACCGCCGAGCGCATGAACCCCTATACCTCCTTCTGGTCCGGGGTGACGCCGGGCGACGGCCCGCAGGAATTCCACCTGGTCCTGTTGGACAACGGCCGAACGGACGTGCTGGCGGATGAGGTGGGCCGGCAAACGCTGCGCTGCATCCGCTGTTCGGCCTGCCTGAATGTCTGCCCGGTGTACGAACGCACCGGCGGCCATGCCTACGGCAGCGTCTACCCCGGCCCCATCGGGGCGATCCTGACGCCGCAGCTGCTGCACCTGGGAGATAAGAATGCGAACACCCTCCCCTGGGCGAGCAGCCTCTGTGGGGCGTGCTACGACGCCTGCCCGGTGAAGATCAACATCCCCGAGGTGCTGCTTTACCTGCGGGGAAAAATCACCGGAGAAAAACCGCTGAGTGCAGAAGCCTTAGCGTTCAAAACAGCGGCTTGGGTGATGGCGGAGCCGCACCGCTTTGCAGGAGCCATCCGGCTGGCGCGCGTCGGACAGGGACCGCTGGTGAAGAATGGGGCCATCCACGCCCTACCGGGTCTGCTGGGCGGCTGGACGGGCACGCGCGACCTGCCGGCCTTCCCCCGGCAATCCTTCCGCGAGTGGTGGCGCACCCGGCCCGCGCCGCCTGCCCGTCCTGGCGACGAGAGCGCGCGGCTCAGCGAAGGCGAACCCATCCTTCCCGAGCGCGAGGACCGGCGATGA
- a CDS encoding lactate utilization protein C: MSGKAEARLEILTRINRAAAQEDTRPQRPPVTPSVRPREAIVSQFAAFAADYRANVLRVDAGQLPTTIRDVLRARGSECAAIPQDLPPEWLPRDLPVLRDEPGGTDLTAVQSVITGCAVAIAETGTVVLDHGPGQGRRALSLVPDHHICIVEEAQVVDTVPEAVARLEASVRRGQPLTWISGPSATSDIELSRVEGVHGPRVLDLLIVQEPASLRAT, from the coding sequence ATGAGTGGCAAAGCAGAGGCCCGTCTGGAGATCCTGACGCGCATCAACCGTGCTGCGGCGCAGGAGGACACGCGCCCCCAGCGCCCCCCGGTGACGCCTTCGGTCCGTCCGCGTGAGGCGATCGTGTCCCAATTCGCCGCGTTTGCTGCGGATTACCGCGCGAACGTCCTCCGGGTGGACGCGGGTCAACTGCCGACCACCATCCGTGACGTCCTCCGGGCCCGCGGGAGTGAATGCGCCGCCATCCCGCAGGACCTGCCGCCCGAATGGCTGCCGCGGGACCTCCCGGTCCTCCGGGACGAGCCGGGCGGAACGGACCTGACGGCGGTGCAGTCCGTCATCACGGGGTGCGCGGTGGCCATCGCCGAGACCGGTACTGTGGTGCTTGACCACGGGCCAGGCCAGGGACGGCGTGCGCTGAGCCTGGTGCCCGATCACCACATCTGCATTGTGGAGGAGGCGCAGGTGGTGGACACCGTGCCGGAGGCGGTCGCCCGGTTGGAGGCAAGTGTGCGGCGCGGTCAGCCGCTCACCTGGATCAGCGGGCCGAGCGCGACCAGCGACATCGAACTCAGCCGTGTGGAGGGGGTGCACGGTCCGCGGGTGCTCGACCTTCTGATTGTGCAGGAGCCCGCGTCGCTCCGGGCAACGTGA
- a CDS encoding cell wall metabolism sensor histidine kinase WalK has protein sequence MKRPFWRTLAWRLTLAFVLVSALALGAVGVIAAVSTRSEFNAFLGEQARETLVRDVQSYVQAHGNVSGYWPSRPKGPDEHPPPDDGRRVSLSPWIVLDAEHRAVYATPDVAEGQRVVDRPETPVTVEGKTVAYLVPSGRQLHPDRRSQEFLARTAHALGWAMLGATVWAVLMGLLVSQTLLRPLAELRRGIRALQRGEAAPPPLRQSRTDEFGEVLSAFGAMHQEVLRNQQARRQLTADIAHDLQTPLSVIAGTLEGMLDGTFQPTPERLARLHRETQHVSQLVNDLRFLSLADAGELHIHRQPTAVAGLIADAVGNFQEVARAQGVTLETTLPEGDGTVPLDRVRITRVLQNLLGNALAHTPPGGRVDVTVSRSEKQVVVRVQDTGSGIAPEHLPHVFDRLYRADQARSGGGSGLGLSICRSIVEAHGGQIEITSTLGVGTAVTFTLPGATRAPAQSEGRAPADRAPPPHG, from the coding sequence GTGAAACGCCCCTTTTGGCGTACGCTCGCCTGGCGGCTCACGCTGGCCTTTGTGTTGGTCAGCGCTCTGGCCCTGGGCGCCGTAGGGGTCATTGCTGCCGTGTCCACTCGGTCGGAGTTTAATGCCTTTCTGGGTGAGCAGGCACGGGAAACGCTGGTCAGGGACGTGCAGAGCTACGTGCAGGCACACGGGAACGTGAGCGGGTACTGGCCCTCTCGACCGAAAGGCCCAGACGAGCACCCACCGCCCGACGATGGGCGCCGCGTCTCCTTGAGTCCGTGGATTGTGCTGGACGCGGAGCACCGGGCCGTGTATGCCACGCCGGACGTGGCGGAGGGCCAAAGGGTCGTAGACCGCCCGGAAACGCCAGTCACTGTAGAGGGCAAGACGGTGGCGTACCTGGTGCCCTCGGGCCGCCAACTCCATCCTGACCGGCGCAGCCAGGAATTCCTGGCCCGGACCGCCCACGCGCTCGGTTGGGCGATGCTCGGGGCCACCGTGTGGGCAGTGCTCATGGGCCTGTTGGTGTCACAGACTCTCCTGAGGCCGCTCGCAGAGCTGCGGCGCGGCATTCGGGCGCTGCAACGGGGGGAGGCGGCCCCGCCCCCCTTGCGCCAGAGCCGCACCGACGAGTTTGGGGAAGTGCTCAGCGCCTTTGGGGCAATGCACCAGGAGGTGCTGCGCAACCAGCAGGCACGGCGGCAACTCACGGCCGATATCGCCCACGACCTTCAGACGCCGCTCTCGGTGATTGCGGGAACGTTAGAAGGCATGCTGGACGGCACCTTCCAGCCCACGCCAGAACGTCTCGCGCGCCTGCACCGTGAAACCCAGCACGTCTCCCAGCTCGTGAACGACCTGCGCTTCCTGTCGCTGGCCGACGCGGGCGAGCTGCACATCCACCGGCAGCCGACCGCCGTGGCCGGACTGATTGCGGACGCGGTGGGCAACTTCCAGGAGGTGGCGCGGGCACAGGGGGTGACGCTGGAGACCACGCTGCCCGAGGGTGACGGCACCGTCCCCCTGGACCGGGTGCGAATCACGCGGGTTCTCCAGAACCTACTGGGAAACGCTCTGGCCCACACGCCCCCCGGCGGCCGGGTGGACGTCACCGTGAGCCGCAGCGAAAAGCAGGTGGTGGTGCGAGTACAGGACACCGGTAGCGGTATTGCCCCGGAACACCTGCCGCACGTGTTCGACCGGCTGTACCGCGCCGATCAAGCTCGCTCGGGTGGAGGCAGCGGCCTGGGGCTGAGCATCTGCCGCTCCATTGTCGAGGCGCACGGCGGGCAGATCGAGATCACCAGCACCCTCGGTGTGGGAACGGCCGTCACCTTCACGTTGCCCGGAGCGACGCGGGCTCCTGCACAATCAGAAGGTCGAGCACCCGCGGACCGTGCACCCCCTCCACACGGCTGA
- a CDS encoding response regulator transcription factor, with translation MKTVLIVEDNAGVRDMVREYLEEHGYRVRVASNGQEGLLEARHHRPDLVLLDVMMPHMDGLEFLRRFRTTDHVPVIFLTARDAELDKVLGLELGADDYVTKPFSMAELLARVRAHLRRGSEPPAAVLRAGDLELDPVSRIFRVRGGRVDLTRSEFELMTAFLRAPGRVFTRLELLEQLQEEALGSERTIDVHVRNLRAKIEDEPGKPRHIETVFGVGYRLNPGSGS, from the coding sequence ATGAAAACCGTCCTGATTGTGGAGGACAACGCCGGCGTGCGCGATATGGTGCGCGAGTACCTTGAGGAACACGGCTACCGGGTGCGCGTGGCGTCAAACGGCCAGGAAGGCTTGCTGGAAGCCCGCCATCACCGCCCAGATCTGGTGCTGCTTGACGTCATGATGCCCCATATGGACGGTCTGGAGTTCCTGCGCCGCTTTCGAACCACTGACCATGTGCCCGTCATCTTTCTGACTGCACGCGACGCAGAACTTGACAAGGTGTTGGGTTTGGAACTGGGCGCAGACGATTATGTCACCAAGCCCTTTTCCATGGCGGAGCTGCTCGCACGCGTACGGGCGCACCTGCGGCGGGGAAGTGAACCCCCAGCGGCCGTGCTGCGCGCCGGGGACCTTGAACTCGACCCAGTGTCCCGAATCTTTCGGGTGCGGGGCGGGCGGGTGGACCTGACCCGTTCGGAGTTCGAGCTGATGACGGCGTTTTTGCGAGCGCCGGGGCGAGTCTTTACCCGGCTGGAGCTGCTGGAACAGCTTCAGGAGGAGGCCCTGGGCTCTGAGCGCACCATCGACGTCCACGTGCGGAATCTACGCGCAAAGATCGAAGACGAACCCGGCAAACCGCGGCACATCGAGACGGTGTTTGGCGTGGGCTACCGCCTTAACCCCGGTTCAGGCTCGTGA
- a CDS encoding DUF4397 domain-containing protein yields the protein MRIKNLPALLLSALFAATLPTASAAEVYFENSSQLGELVDVYVDGRLVFDDVFPSSFPLFPQNVTRGLHEVVITPSALAPGQQDVLRSTVNVAEDGTYTLALLDDEDTQGLPALQLALTPGIGAEE from the coding sequence ATGCGAATCAAGAACCTTCCGGCCCTGCTGCTTTCTGCCCTCTTTGCCGCCACCTTGCCCACCGCCTCCGCCGCCGAGGTGTACTTCGAAAACAGCAGCCAACTGGGCGAACTGGTGGACGTTTATGTGGACGGTCGATTGGTGTTTGACGACGTGTTTCCCAGCTCTTTTCCCCTGTTTCCCCAGAACGTCACTCGTGGCCTGCATGAGGTTGTGATCACCCCGTCCGCCCTCGCTCCCGGTCAACAAGATGTCCTGCGCTCGACGGTGAATGTCGCGGAGGACGGCACCTATACCCTCGCCCTGTTGGACGATGAGGATACTCAGGGCCTTCCCGCTCTCCAGCTCGCCCTGACGCCGGGCATCGGGGCCGAGGAGTAG
- a CDS encoding long-chain-fatty-acid--CoA ligase codes for MTHDPYTEPPRPVPPATPTVEQYWPAGKPRHLTLPRTGLMHNLRVSAERYPDKTALHFYGRELSYRELREQAERLAGHLAAQGVSKGDRVAVWLQNSPAWVVAAHAAWHLGAVVVPLAPMLQPRELAYFLGDAGVRVGVVGAELYEKAKQAGLAHAVVANIMRGTDAARAGVKLPEGLDVNPELQAGDVTLEEALEAASAPAAEVTSDDLAVLPYTSGTTGLPKGCMHTHGTVQANVFGAGVWVDGTVEDVFLASLPFFHVTGFVNSLLAPLNGGGKIVIMARWDRDTARELIRDHGVTRWTNTATMVIDLMASPNFNPADLRSLRDVTGGGASLPASVGQRLLDLTGITFMEGYGLTETMAQTHTNPKGRQKLQCLGIPLFDVDARVVDLDTGKELPPGGTGEIVIHGPQVMKGYWNRPEATEEAFMELDGKRFFRTGDLGYRDEEGYFFFTDRLKRMVNVSGMKVWPAEVENTLHGHPAVQEACVIAVPDERTGERARALIVLKPGQQASGEDIEAWARTQMASYKVPRDYVFVESLPRGATGKVAWRQLQEQARAQMGR; via the coding sequence ATGACGCATGATCCCTACACTGAGCCGCCCCGTCCCGTCCCGCCCGCTACGCCGACGGTGGAACAGTACTGGCCGGCGGGCAAGCCCCGGCACCTGACGCTTCCCCGCACCGGCCTGATGCACAACCTGCGTGTTTCGGCCGAACGTTACCCCGACAAGACAGCGCTGCACTTCTATGGGCGAGAACTGAGCTACCGCGAGCTTCGCGAACAGGCGGAACGCCTCGCGGGGCACCTGGCGGCACAGGGCGTGAGCAAGGGTGACCGCGTGGCGGTGTGGCTGCAAAACAGTCCTGCTTGGGTGGTGGCCGCACATGCCGCCTGGCATCTGGGAGCGGTGGTGGTCCCGCTCGCGCCCATGTTGCAGCCACGCGAACTCGCCTACTTCCTGGGGGACGCAGGAGTCCGAGTCGGCGTGGTCGGGGCCGAGCTGTACGAAAAGGCCAAGCAGGCGGGCCTTGCCCACGCGGTCGTAGCGAACATTATGCGGGGGACAGACGCCGCGAGGGCGGGCGTCAAGCTTCCCGAGGGACTGGACGTGAACCCGGAGCTTCAGGCGGGTGACGTCACGTTGGAAGAGGCGCTGGAGGCAGCTTCCGCCCCTGCTGCCGAGGTCACCTCCGACGATCTGGCGGTGTTGCCCTACACCAGCGGCACAACCGGGCTGCCCAAAGGCTGCATGCACACGCACGGTACAGTACAGGCGAACGTCTTTGGAGCGGGCGTCTGGGTCGACGGTACGGTAGAAGACGTCTTCCTTGCCAGCCTGCCCTTTTTCCACGTCACGGGCTTTGTCAACAGCCTGCTCGCGCCCCTGAACGGCGGGGGGAAAATTGTCATCATGGCCCGCTGGGACCGCGACACCGCCCGCGAACTGATCCGCGACCACGGCGTGACCCGCTGGACCAACACCGCCACGATGGTGATTGACCTGATGGCGTCCCCGAACTTCAACCCGGCGGACCTGCGCAGCCTGCGCGACGTGACGGGCGGCGGCGCGTCCCTTCCGGCTTCCGTCGGGCAACGGCTCCTCGATCTGACGGGCATCACCTTTATGGAGGGCTACGGCCTGACGGAGACGATGGCGCAGACGCACACCAACCCCAAGGGGCGCCAAAAACTCCAGTGCCTGGGCATTCCGCTGTTTGATGTGGACGCGCGGGTGGTCGACCTCGACACCGGCAAGGAGCTTCCCCCTGGGGGCACCGGCGAGATTGTGATTCATGGTCCGCAGGTGATGAAGGGGTACTGGAACCGACCCGAGGCCACCGAGGAAGCCTTTATGGAGCTTGACGGCAAGCGCTTTTTCCGCACCGGCGACCTGGGCTATAGGGACGAGGAGGGCTACTTCTTCTTCACCGACCGCCTCAAGCGTATGGTCAACGTCTCCGGCATGAAGGTGTGGCCTGCCGAGGTGGAAAACACGCTCCACGGGCACCCGGCCGTGCAGGAGGCCTGCGTGATCGCCGTCCCCGATGAGCGCACCGGCGAACGCGCCCGCGCGCTGATCGTGCTCAAGCCCGGCCAGCAGGCCAGCGGCGAAGACATCGAGGCCTGGGCCCGAACACAGATGGCAAGCTACAAGGTGCCGCGCGACTACGTGTTTGTAGAGAGCCTGCCGCGCGGCGCCACCGGCAAGGTGGCTTGGCGGCAACTCCAGGAGCAGGCTCGCGCGCAGATGGGTAGATAG